Proteins from a single region of Penaeus vannamei isolate JL-2024 unplaced genomic scaffold, ASM4276789v1 unanchor567, whole genome shotgun sequence:
- the LOC113805871 gene encoding perlwapin, protein MLHLRLVVFVAMWLALCASHRLSCKYYCPGPYADQYACCDPSPKPGTCPSPPRCTDFFDGNVPFCYVDSDCPRDEKCCEDACNAGKICISLHGLRH, encoded by the exons ATG ttGCACCTTCGCCTTGTAGTATTTGTGGCTATGTGGCTCGCTCTGTGCGCCTCACACAGACTCAGCTGCAAGTATTACTGCCCTGGTCCCTACGCAGACCAGTACGCATGCTGTG ACCCGAGCCCGAAGCCTGGGACTTGCCCGTCGCCTCCGAGGTGCACCGACTTCTTTGACGGCAACGTTCCT ttttGCTACGTCGACAGCGACTGTCCCCGGGACGAGAAGTGTTGCGAGGACGCTTGCAATGCAGGGAAGATCTGCATTTCATTGCACGGTCTGAGACACTAG